A genome region from Rhizobium sp. NXC14 includes the following:
- a CDS encoding Gfo/Idh/MocA family oxidoreductase encodes MKFSAILCGCGAMSKGWLRAIASDPHLAESITIVGLVDLNRVTAEKLAAEFGLEAAVIGSDLSEVIAVTRADLVFDIVIPSARYDVVSIALKAGCHVLSEKPMAASLAEGAALINLAAETGRIHAVIQNRRFIPGVRRLRRFVDSGAIGELTAIHCDFFLAPHFGGFREEMDNVLLLDMAIHTFDAARYVADKKPLAVYCVERNPKGSWYRHGASANAIFEFSDDIVFTYRGSWCAEGERTSWESQWRLVGSKGMLTWDGEENFKAAVAGEEPGLLRGFVSVNVPGPEHDEETHGHASVIADFIAAIRTGNQPETVNSDNIRSLAMVFGAIESARTGRRIEITA; translated from the coding sequence GTGAAATTCAGTGCCATTCTGTGCGGGTGCGGAGCTATGTCCAAAGGTTGGTTGCGCGCCATCGCGTCCGACCCTCACCTCGCCGAGTCCATCACCATCGTCGGCCTTGTCGACCTGAACCGGGTGACGGCGGAAAAGCTCGCGGCCGAGTTCGGCCTGGAAGCCGCTGTCATCGGCTCTGACCTGTCCGAAGTTATTGCTGTCACGAGGGCCGATCTCGTCTTCGACATCGTCATTCCGTCCGCCCGGTACGATGTCGTTTCGATCGCACTCAAGGCCGGCTGCCACGTACTCAGCGAAAAGCCGATGGCGGCCTCGCTGGCCGAAGGCGCTGCGCTGATCAATCTCGCCGCAGAGACCGGCCGTATCCATGCCGTTATCCAGAACCGACGCTTCATACCGGGGGTCAGGCGCCTGCGCCGTTTCGTGGACAGCGGTGCGATCGGCGAGCTTACCGCCATTCACTGCGACTTCTTCCTCGCGCCGCATTTCGGCGGCTTCCGCGAAGAGATGGACAATGTGCTGCTGCTCGACATGGCGATCCATACCTTCGATGCGGCGCGCTACGTCGCGGACAAGAAGCCGCTCGCCGTCTATTGCGTCGAGCGGAACCCGAAGGGTTCCTGGTATCGGCATGGCGCCTCGGCAAACGCAATCTTCGAATTTTCCGATGATATCGTTTTCACCTATCGCGGCTCCTGGTGCGCCGAGGGTGAGCGCACCAGTTGGGAAAGTCAGTGGCGTCTCGTCGGCTCGAAGGGAATGTTGACCTGGGACGGCGAAGAGAATTTCAAGGCCGCCGTCGCCGGCGAGGAGCCGGGTCTGTTGCGCGGCTTTGTTTCCGTAAACGTTCCCGGTCCGGAACATGACGAGGAAACCCACGGCCACGCCAGCGTCATTGCCGATTTCATCGCGGCGATCCGCACGGGCAATCAGCCCGAGACCGTCAATTCCGACAATATCAGAAGCCTTGCGATGGTCTTCGGCGCGATCGAAAGCGCCAGGACAGGCCGGCGCATTGAAATTACAGCATAG
- a CDS encoding substrate-binding domain-containing protein, producing MRSRGKAPAARGIRQLAQHLNISIGTVSRALNNKPDVNEETRRRVLAAAEHLGYVANQSGRSLRQGETKVIGLMIESSQEVVENADNFFLGVTSGLQHCFARHKLDLLMLPCPADEDPREYLKRMVARRVVDAMIISNTQRIDRRIDLLSRAKIPFVAVGRSLSPGKFPWVDLDFEGVAERAVERLVAHGHRRIAITAPSTEANLGYLFVDSYRRALERHCIRFDPSLVIRVKSSEQGGYQAAHELLQLEDRPTAVILIYELMALGLYRRLMESGIRIGRDLAVIGFRDAPRARFLQPSLSCFRMSLYDLGIALGQMLLSNMPAYRASYPDGGRNIIWPLELVPGESDTFEVGLQPDRLAK from the coding sequence ATGCGGAGCAGAGGAAAAGCGCCAGCAGCGAGAGGCATCCGCCAGCTTGCCCAACACCTAAATATCTCGATCGGCACGGTCTCCCGCGCGCTGAACAACAAACCTGACGTGAACGAGGAAACCCGCCGGCGCGTGCTGGCGGCGGCCGAACACCTCGGCTACGTCGCCAATCAGTCGGGACGGAGCCTTCGACAGGGAGAAACGAAGGTCATCGGCTTGATGATTGAATCCAGCCAGGAAGTGGTCGAAAATGCCGACAACTTTTTCCTTGGGGTTACCAGCGGGCTGCAGCATTGCTTTGCCCGCCATAAGCTCGACCTCCTGATGCTCCCCTGCCCGGCCGATGAGGACCCGCGCGAATATCTCAAGCGGATGGTGGCGCGACGTGTCGTCGATGCGATGATCATCTCCAACACGCAGCGAATCGATCGGCGTATCGATCTTCTCTCGCGCGCCAAGATTCCCTTCGTTGCTGTCGGCCGCAGCCTTTCGCCCGGCAAGTTTCCCTGGGTCGATCTCGATTTCGAGGGCGTCGCCGAACGTGCTGTCGAACGGCTGGTTGCCCACGGCCATCGCCGGATCGCCATCACGGCGCCGTCGACCGAGGCCAATCTCGGCTACCTCTTTGTCGACAGCTATCGCCGTGCGCTCGAACGGCACTGCATCCGTTTCGATCCGTCGCTCGTCATTCGTGTCAAGTCGAGCGAGCAAGGCGGCTATCAGGCAGCGCATGAACTTCTGCAGCTTGAAGATCGGCCGACCGCGGTCATCCTGATCTACGAGCTGATGGCGCTCGGCCTTTACCGCCGGCTGATGGAGTCGGGCATTCGGATCGGCCGCGATCTCGCGGTGATCGGCTTCCGCGATGCCCCCCGCGCGCGCTTCCTGCAGCCCTCGCTCAGCTGCTTCCGCATGTCGCTCTACGATCTCGGCATCGCGCTCGGCCAGATGCTGCTCTCCAACATGCCGGCCTATCGCGCCTCCTATCCGGATGGCGGCCGCAACATCATCTGGCCGCTGGAACTGGTACCGGGCGAGAGCGACACGTTTGAGGTCGGGCTCCAGCCTGATCGTCTTGCAAAGTAG
- a CDS encoding type II toxin-antitoxin system Phd/YefM family antitoxin — MRMSFMTSAAFNQNPSKAKKEANERPLVITDHGEAAYVLVSYAEFQANWKAPKTLFAALRDPRADEREFEPERLGFDGRTVEF; from the coding sequence ATGAGAATGTCCTTCATGACCAGCGCCGCCTTCAACCAGAATCCGAGCAAGGCGAAGAAAGAGGCGAATGAGCGGCCGCTCGTGATCACCGATCATGGCGAGGCAGCCTATGTGCTTGTCAGCTACGCCGAATTCCAGGCGAATTGGAAAGCGCCGAAGACGCTCTTTGCGGCATTGCGCGATCCTCGGGCGGATGAGCGAGAATTCGAGCCTGAGCGGCTTGGCTTCGACGGCAGGACCGTCGAGTTCTGA
- a CDS encoding type II toxin-antitoxin system VapC family toxin: MAFLLDTNIISAARRVERQAQEFQDFMKEFSVAEAYLSAITIMEIQFGIQRERTRDPGFAEDLRRWMDEIVLAEFAGRILPFDTATASRAGLLPTADKRPSADAMIAATALEHGLKLVTRNVVHFIPLGVECIDPWRFAGTPG, from the coding sequence ATGGCATTCCTGCTCGATACGAATATCATTTCCGCTGCGCGCAGGGTCGAACGGCAGGCGCAGGAATTCCAAGACTTCATGAAGGAATTTTCCGTTGCCGAAGCCTATCTCTCGGCGATCACGATCATGGAAATCCAGTTCGGCATCCAGCGTGAGCGGACAAGGGATCCCGGCTTCGCCGAGGATCTTCGCCGCTGGATGGACGAGATCGTGCTGGCGGAATTCGCCGGACGCATCCTACCCTTCGATACCGCGACGGCAAGCCGAGCCGGTCTCCTGCCGACCGCAGATAAGCGTCCCTCCGCCGATGCGATGATCGCCGCCACGGCGCTGGAGCACGGGCTGAAACTCGTGACGCGCAATGTTGTGCATTTCATCCCGCTCGGGGTCGAATGCATCGATCCCTGGCGCTTTGCCGGCACGCCGGGTTGA